The Nicotiana tomentosiformis chromosome 2, ASM39032v3, whole genome shotgun sequence genome includes the window CTCTTCTTATTTTGGGGCATGTTCTTATTGCTATCTGGTGTCAGTGCAGAAGGTATATTTTCaagattttttttgtgttttagaaaaataattcaagttTTAACATGTCTATATTTCATTCATTAGATAGGCAAAATCCCACCAAAAATGTGAATTTGGCCCCATTTATGCAGTGGCGAAGTGCTTATTTCTGCTTGCTAAATGTAAGTAACTTCACTCTGTTTCAATAGTCTTTCAGTTTTTCTTTTCTAGTTTCATTTTTATGTATTGATAGTGGAAAAAATTATTTATACGATTTACCATTTATAAGGTAATTACAAATAAATCTCTATAATCAAAGGAGGACTCAGGCAGTGGGGAAGCAGGCTTTTCGCCAAGGGGATTccaataataaaaaaaaagtaaatatacaaagaAACTAAGGGGATTCaatacaacaacccagtataatcccactagtggggtctgaggagggtagtgtgtacgcaaaccttactcctaccttggggtagagtggctgtttccgataaaccttcggctccctccctcgaagaactccccaccttgctcttggagtgactcgaactcacaacctcttggttggaagttgatggtgctcaccactagagcaagcCACTCTTGTCGAAAGAGGTTCGACTGAACCCCCTTCCGCTCACCTAGCTCCACCCCTGGATCCAGAATATAAACTTGATAGGTTTAGATTTTTAGCATTAAACTCATTGTTGTTTGAAGTTatgagtttaatatttaatatttatttaattatatatatatatatatatatatatatatatatatatatatatatatatgtactatTATAATAATAagttataaaattatattttgtcATATTAAAATAACTAATCTTTACCCACGTAAAGTCACACAATTTTATTCGCGTTAATGCAACTGAACTATACCTACCTTAATAATAAAGTCCCAAAACTCTACTCACTGTAACACTAAAGTCACCTTGATGGTAGGTTAAtatttacaaaataaaaatactttttttgacTTTACTGTTACAGTGAATAAAGTTCAGGAACGAAAtgtaaaattttctaaatttttttatCTTGCTTGAATTTCGTGTAAAATTACTCATATGTTTTTATGATTCAACGCAGACATCTCCAGTTTGTTCAAAGAATCACACACTCACATTATCTGGATGGCTGAatgtgaaaaaagaagaaggaaaaaaattCTGTGAAAAAGGAGGATGCGCAGAACATACAAAAGGAGTACTCGACTGCATTAATCATGTCAAACGTGATTTTTGGTTTGCAAATAAGGCTACTGTTCAACATATCTATGACACCATTGACATTGGCTGCCACACCCCACAAggtttttctttcttatttttcgaGTTTAACTTCTCTGCATCAACGATATAAAAGAACATTTACGCTATTACATTACTTAAAAGAGACTATCCATTATAAACGGTGCTAATTACATAGAAAATGAAGTAGAGTACCTAATATGTTATAACAGATTAAATTACACTAATAATCTAAAAAGTTCTTTATACTATTTTTGAGCCGGGGATCTATCGAAAACAACATCtataccttcacaaggtaggggtaaggtctgtgtacactctACCTTCCCCAGATCCCACTACGTGAAATTACGTTGTATTTGTTGTATATACGTGTTTCTCTTTGGTTTATGAGTTCAACTTGTATGCACATAAGTGTAAAATCTTATATTTAAAAGATACTAACTGATAACTacgacaaggtgggttgctctgatggtaagcactctccacttccaaccaagaggttgtgagttcgagtcaccccaagagcaaggtggggagttcttggagggaaggatgtcgagggtcatttggaaacagcctctctaccccagggtaggggtaaggtctgcgtacacactaccctccccagacccatgTTGTTGTAACTGATAACTACTCATAATACGTAGGAAAATAAGGCAAATAAACTGTTACAACATACTAAATTACGTTGGTAGTGTGATATTTACATGTTCAGATTAAATCCTTTTTCTATTCCTATTCCATGATTTGGTTAATGTCAATTGCAGGTTTTAATGGAACAAGCTTGTACCCCACTAAGGGTTAAAATCAGCCTCAGCTTACTCTCTCTATACAGAATCCTGTTTGCTTTGGTGTGACGTTTTGTTGAGAGACCTAAAAGATCGTGTACCTGATAGACAATAAAAGGCAACAAATAATGCAATAATATAGGATGCTATAAGCATACTTGCCTTCTATATTTTTTCTATTTATGATAACAAATGTGTCTTCGTTGTTTATTATGACATTCATCTCTTCTAAACCAGTTTACCTTATGTGTTCTCACTAGGTTGAAGTGAGAAATAGCAGTTTATGTTTATGCAGAATTCAACAGAGCTGAAAATCTAGTATTTGATGGCAGTCACAAACTAATACGGTAAAATTGTCTCTGTGTGACCTATAAGTCACAGGTTCGAACCGTGAAAGCAACCGCTAATACTTGTATTAGGGTAGGCTGTCTATatcacaccccttggggtgcAGCCCTTCCCCCGAACCTGCATCAATACGGGATGTTTTGTGCACCGGATTGTAGTTATTTACTGTAGGTAGAATTTAACAACACATTAATTATCACTCACACCAACTTAGTCTATAATTAGCGAGAGCTTATTTGTTCACATCCGCATACTGTAGTAGAAGGATCAGCAAAAATCAGAACAAATGTCTCAGAGCAGCTTGCCAATTACATGAAACAACAAACCCCTGTCGCAGTCTATGTTTTAACAAAATGAAGACTTGATTTCTTACTTGTTGATTTGCAATCAATAAAATCACAAACATGAAGCTTTTAGACCCGATCCACTGCATGGTACAGAAGGAACCTGACCGTGTTTCATAAACAGCTCCATGGCACTATTGCTTGTCCAACACCGATAGACTTGACATACCATTATTCTATTTCATTTTAATAGCCATGACGTTTAAATCAGCTTTCGCACACCAATTACCCAAAGTACATGGTACCATACCATTATTCTAATTGCAAGCAAAAAAAATACTTGCGTCTGTCAAAATCTCAATTACCCACCATAAACATCTTAAAATGTACTGAAATTAATTCATATGCTAACACATAAGTATGCATTATTTTAGTGTATTTGTTTTGACAACAAATTCCTTTGTCACTACTACTATTTGTTATCACTGCCTCTTTTTTCATCATTTTATATGAGGCTTGCTCGCTCATTGCTCCTTCAACTGACCATTCACTAGTTTGGCTATTCTCGATTACAACACTATTTTCCCTATTCATGCACCTTGGCCCCTGCCATTGGCAGATAGCAAGCCAGCAAACATAACTACTTAGCCTATAATTTTGGCTTTGGAAGGGAAGCATGCCTAAACCCTTTGACTTCAATAAACAACTAAAGCTTTACGGTAAAGCGAAAAACTTCACCATCTGCCATTCAGCAACAATTACATTTTTCCTATTTTTGGCAAACGGTCTCATGTATCTGAACCTTCACAAAACTGAAGAAATAATACAATCAAAAATAGCACAGTAGCATAAAGTTGGTGACCTCATCATACATTTATATCTGTGCGAATTACCACGCTATTCTACCTACCATAAACTCTTGAACCATTTCTGTCGTACTTTAGACAGACCTAATACCATTTACTGATACAATAATTCACCATACTACTAACAACTTGTAATATTACGGTAATCAGTAAACCTCCGttttcatttttaatattttggtGTTAGAAAAGAGTTGAGGTCTATAATTGTGAATCAATACCAACTTTGAACGCAGAACCAAACAAGCCAGGCAAATTGGAAAAACTAGAGAAAGGCTCAGGTAAACTGGCAAACAAAGTAAAATTACATGAAGTTTCTCCCTTACTAATAGTCATCAAATAGATATTCACAAATTGAAAAGACATGTCTCTTGACAACCCACTTTAAGGGAGATTAAGAAGTAAACTAAGTTCTTTCGCCGAATTTATTCATTCACCACCAGCACAATAAGACATTGCTGTTACAAATACTCAGACATGCCTGGTGACGCCTTTGCCATTATCCCATAGCATATTTCTGAGTCCAGCTACGAGCAGTGGTCTCGTATTTGGACCTGTCGGTCTTGTACATGTGAGCAATTTCTGGTACAAGCGGATCATCTGGATTTGGGTCAGTCAATAGGGAGCAGATGGAGAGCAGGACCTGTAAGCATATCACCAGATTGGTCACACCTTCACACCCCAAGGCAACTCAAAAGGAAACAAAAAAGATCAAAAAAGAAACAGAAAAAACCCAAAAGCTTCTCCACTccttcacccccccccccccccaaacccccgTATTACAGAAAGTTCTTCTCGTGACACTGTGACAGATAAACCAACTATCATCCATTTTTTATGATAAAATCTTTTCTGAATGGTCAATTCTTCTATTAGTTTCTTACTTTCTTCTAATTGGTATTGTTACCCTTGTTTATCTCTCTTCAAATCCAAACATAGTGATAAGCTGTCATGTTCCTAGGCATTTTATCCAGATATTATCAACTTACAATTTGCATAATGTGAAACTTTCAGTGTCAAGTATTAAATAATGCACAACTTTGTGTCAAATTTTTTGGCAGATTCTTCAAAATATTCTAGGTGGCTCTCACTACTAGGCAATAGATAAACCAACTATCATCCATTTTTTATGATAAAATCTTTTCTGAATGGTCAATTCTTCTATTAGTTTCTTACTTTCTTCTAATTGGTATTGTTACCCTTGTTTATCTCTCTTCAAATCCAAACATAGTGATAAGCTGTCATGTTCCTAGGCATTTTATCCAGATATTATCAAACTTACAATTTGCATAATGTGAAAAACTGTCAGTGTCAAAGTATTAAATAATGCACAACTTTGTGTCAAATTTTTGGCAGATTCTTCAAAATATTCTAGGTGGCTCTCACTACTAGGCAATAGAGATTGTAATAAATTCCTCAAATAGAATCATTTGGCTGACCCAAGGCCATGATTCTTTTAAAAAAGAAGAGATCAAATTTGTGCAGGTGTTAAAAATCTTTTTTTGAGATCACATGGACAATTCTTCTCAAATCTTTTTTTGAGATCACATGGACAATTCTTCTCAACTATATTATGCACCACAACATCAATTCATCTTTGAGAACTACAAACATCATATAGGCTTTGGATTCATTTCAgtcataaaaatagaattaagtTGAGCTATGAAAGAAAGGCAAGCTACAAACCTTAGATATGGTTAACGCTGGACTCCACTGCTCTTTTAGAATATCCAGACAAATACTTCCATTGCTATTGATATTAGGGTGGAAAACCTTAGTTCTAAAGGCAACCTGAAATAACCAagacaaaaattttaaaaacaccAACTCAAAATTCAAATGATATTATCTGGCAATGGAGAAAATTTATTCTCACAGTTTCACAAAAATGCAAATTGCTTGATGCAAAATTAACTAATCACTTTTTCTTGATGAAGCAGATTAACTACCAATTTAACTTGTTCTAACATTACATTAATGAGACGCCAGCTCCCTAGTACTGATAAAAATACAGAGACCAAAAATAGGAAGAAAAATTGTGACCATAACTCTGACACCAGTGGAAAAAGAGAATTGATAGAAGGCCAGGGACTTCAAAGAACTCTGCCTTACATCCCAAGTGGTGCGAAATATCAGGAGGAAGAGCGTTGCCTATGGAACGTAAATTCAACAAATTCACAAGCACATACCAATATAACAAATATCAACAATGCGCAAACACTAACACACATGTTATATAAACAAAAAGAATTTGAGAAGTAGCCAATTTGAGTTAATTTTCTCAATATATACATGATCACTGCAAAATTTGTCAGACCTACATGTAAAAAAGCTTTACAGCTTATGCAAGGAGAGAAGTTTGAACAACCAACCCAAATAGTTGAGATGGATTTCCCAAGGCTCTCTATATATGAACAAATGCATGCAAAATGATTATACGTCTCCTTGTCCAGTTTAACAAGGAAATACAAGTGAACACGAAAGCAACAATGGATCTCTAAAGCTAAAGCATACCTTTGGAGGCTTGAAAGGATAATCCGGAGGGAAATGAATTGAAACCAAAAATACACCTCCAGCGTACGGGCTATCTGTAGGCCCCATGATTGTTGCTTGCCAATGGAACATATCCTCTGCCACTGGACCTGAATTAAACCAAATATCCAAGTGAACATGAGCATAAGGTTTCTTCCAGATTGCCGCTGAAAACAGTGAAGCCTAATACATTTGAAGTGCATTCCATTACATATAATGACATTCGACAAAGGCTACAATCAATGACATCATATACACGCTAGGTCTTCCTTTTACCCATTGTTAAAATGAAAAATTGGTATTCACAGAAGGGGGAAGCAGAACATGAAAAAAGACACGAAACGAAAGCATTAAAGTCAATAACACCTAAGGCCTAACCCCATCCATAAAGAATAATGCAGCTCCAGGGGCCAAATATGAACCGTGATGCCAATCAAACTGAGAAAAAGGAAAAGTACAACAAAGAATGACAGAATAATTGAAGCACCATTCTTCACTTTAAAATGGTtcatctcccccccccccccccccccaaaaaaaaaaagtgaggACATTACAAAGAGTTAATAGTGACACCAAAAATGCAATACGATCAGTTCCATTTCATTATAACGCACAAACCAGAAAGGAAAACTGAAACCACTAATGTTATTCAGACAACATTTTTACAATGTGATTCTGCTTACTATATAGGCATTAAAAGTAGACAGCTTAAAGTATTTTGATGTATCCACTTAAAATTAACCATTACCCTCAAAAAGAAGAAACccctattttcttttccttttttccaaTATAGTAGACTCCATAATCCACTCCAAACACCTAAGTGGAGCCCAATAACAGCCCTTTGCCGGGTGGCCTAAAACCCCCAACCTTTGGGTTGAGGTGAAGGGTCTTTACCACTAGGCTATCCTACCATGTCAAACCAACCTTCCGATATATTATTGAACAGTTACAACAGCATCAGCAATCCATGCATACACCTTCTATTCCAATTGGCTAAAAAAGTTCTACAGGTAACCCCAGAAACCAATAAATTGAACAATGGAAGAAAAGGTCTATCCAACATACCAGCACTGCATGATGTGGGAGGATCCTTCTGCAGATCCTTGAGCTCCTTCAATATCCTCTTCGACGCCATCAATTAGCCCCTTGAACCCTCAAATCCAAACACCGACCTGATATTCAATTCAAAACCTTCAGCCACAACccattctattttattttatgttttaagGTAAGGACCTTTTATCCAAAGCATAGATTTTCAAAATTCACAAAAGCGCCAACCAACAGGAACAAAtcagaaggaaaaaaaattatgCCAAGATAAAGACCGAAAGTAGGTTCGAAAATATTAATCACCAAGGTAAACTCCagcaaaaagtaaacaaaaaataAGAACATCTACCAAAACAGTACAGATACATTATGAGCAGATCCACACTATTGACAAGGCATATCGTAGCACCCACTACTTTCAGCTAGTGACACATATTCGTATAGGTGAACATTACCAAATCTACTAACTCTAAAACCTGAATCCAAGCTAAGCACAGTATTAGTTAATTGTTCATAAGATAAAAACCGTAGATCTGATTCATTCCTCAAATAGAGCCATAAATTCGAGTGGATATATGCAAATTACTGCTTTCACCTCGTGACACATTAAAATAATAAACTGTACTTGCTCTGTTTCCACTTACTCTAAATCCTGAATTCTCAGCTCAGACACGTATCCAAAATCTAATTATTTGTTAATAATTAAACAAAATTCTAGATCTATTCCATTCCTAGAATAGAACCAAACATTCAAGTGGATATATATACAACCACTGCTTTTTCAGCTCGTGAAACATATTTTGCATaggtaaaaaaaatattaaaaatcgtAAATACAGTAAATTTACTAGCTCCGAATCCATGACTCTAAATCCTGAATTTGCAGCTCAGATACGtatccaaaaaattaattaattgtgaataacaacaacaaaaactagATCTGTTTTTATTCATTAATTAGAACAAAAAGAGATGTAGATTGAAGATTTTTAGGGTTTTTGAAATACCTGAAGGTGATGAACAGTGAGAGAGGTGGATTTGATCGACTGAAATTGAAGGAGACGGAGATTGCAGAGCTGGAAGAGGATTTTGAGGCAATAATAGTAGTACTACTTTGGAAGAAGTGGAAGAGAAGTTGAAATAGGAAATTAGATTTCAATATTATACAAGGAGAAGGAGAAGTGGGGTCCATTAAACATGTTCTAGAATCCTCTTGCGTAGTCATTATTTTTGGCGTACAATCAACGCTAACGCTACCCCCCTCAGCTTTATACGTTGCCCTCTTGTTTTTCCTATCCGTTGGTGTTCTGGCTTGGATCcttttagcttctttttttttttcctttttaatacTTCACTTAATATAATTTACGTGATGCAATTTGATTGGtcaaaaaaataacaataataacaaaaaGTTTAGAACTTttgatctaaaatcaattataaATTTTTGAAGCTAGTGGAGAGCAAATacgaggaggagaagagggcgTTTAGATAAGAGTATAACAAGGCAAAGAAGGAGGCGAAGTTAGCAATTACGACGGTCAAAACTATAGTGTTTAGTCGTTTATATAAAGAACTTGGGAACAAAGGTGGGAAAAAAAAGTTACACATGTTAACCAAGGTGAGAGAGAAAAGCCCGTGACCTGGACCAAGTGAAGTTCATCAAAGACAAAGAAGGTAAAGTATTGATAGAGATAGCAAACTTACTTTCATAGACTCTTAAACGAAGAGGGGGGACAGGAGCATTATGATGGGGTGATTTGGAGCGCGTTGAGAGTTGCCGAGATTTTAAGTTTTGTAGGCGGATTAACGTTCAGGAGGTTATATGGCTATCCGTAAGATGAGTAGAGTAAAAGCAACTAGGCCAGAAGAAATCCTGCTAGAATTTTGAAAGAATGTGGGTAGGGTGGGCGTAGAGTGGCTTACtgggttgtttaatattatttttaggacGACAAAGATACTCGAATaatggaggtggagcacgatgatTTTATTGTACAAAAACAAGGAGAATATCCAAAATTATAATAACTATAAGGATATCAAGCTTCTACGGCACACTACGGAAGTTTGGGAGAGGATTGTGAAAGTGAGGGTAAGGAGGTGTGTGTCTATCTCCGAGAACTATTTCGGATTCATGTCGATTGGTGGAGCAGTATAGGAAAAGGAAAcgggacttgcatatggtgtttacTGATCTAAAAAAAACATACAATAAAGTCTCAATagaggttttatggagatgttTGGATGTTAGCAGCGTACATGTAGCTTACACCAAGGTaattaaggatatgtatgatggagcCAAGATTCGGGATGAGGACGGTGAGAGGAGACTTAGAGCACTTTCATGtggtgatggggttgcatcatGGATAAACTCTTAGCCCGTTTCTAATTGCCTTGGCGATGGACATACTGACACaacacattcaaggggaggtgtcatggtgcatgttatttgcagatgacataGTACTAATTAACGAGACGCAAGGCGACATTAACACGAGGCTGAAAGTTTGGAAACAAACCTTAGAATTaaaaaggtttcaagttgagcagaacCAAGATAAAATACTTGGAGCATAAGTTTAGTGATGGGACTCATGAAGTGTACGTGGAAGTGAGGTTGGATACACAAGTTATCCCAAAGAGAATTTTTTTTAGGTACATTGGGTCAGTTATCCAAGGTAAAGGGAAGATTGACGGCAATGTTATCCATTGTATTGGGCAtagtggatgaaatggaggctcgcatCCGATATTTTGTGTGATAAAATTGTGTCACttaaacttaagggtaagttctataaagtgcTGGTTAGACTGATCATGTTGAATGAGACAGAGTATTAGCCGGTCAAGAACTCCAatgtccaaaagatgaaagtagcataAATAGGGATGATGAAATGGATATGTGGGCACACCATGTgagataagattaagaatgaagaAATCCAGGAACAAGGTGAGAGTGGACTCCGAGGTGGACAAAAATCCGGGAAGTAAGGTTGAGATGGTATGGGCACGTGAAGAGGAGAGACACAGGTGCCCCAGTAAGgtggtgtgagaggttggcctttGGTGGGTATAAGTATTGAGGAGAAGTGATCAGGCAACACATGTCGCATCTTCGGTCCTTGCTAAGAGGGTGTGGGGTAGAAAATAAGGGTAAAAAGTTAGTAAGTAGTCAAacgtattttttattatatacctGTAATTTTCGTGTTATTTTTCGTATTCTCTTATTCTTAGTTATCTATTACTACCTATTGTTTATTCCACTTTGGTATCTTATcattttattttgttgttgttactgcttaTTATCACTACTTTTGTCATCTTTCGTTGAACCGGGGGTCTATTGAAAATAGTATCTCTACCgtcacaaggtagggataaggtctgcatacacactatctTCCTTAAACCTCACTTATGGGATTACACgagtttgttattattattgttgttattaatcTAAATTGATTATAAATATTTTGTACTATAAATTATCTTATTAACATAATGGTAAGTTTAAATTCAATCATTTCTACTTATAAAACATATGTTTTTGGACAAACTAAAATAGAAAGTATGTTACATATATTGGGATAGAGAGAGTATTGCCAATGCAAGACGAATGTACCACTATAGCATAACTTTATAtgtaaaactttattaaaattgcaGAGATAGTATATATGAAcctataactttaaaaatataatagattTAATGCTAAAAACTTTAATTTAAAGATTGAactcataaaatttaaatctcaaatctGCCTCTGTGATAACGGTATTTGGATCAGCTTGTGTACATCACTACTAATACCACTGCACCGGGCACATGTCCAACAACACCAagagataaaaaaataaaaaaaattatacacCTGGTGTTTATTCTAATCTACTACTAGTATATAAGTAATTATACCTATCCTCCCTTTGTTTTTATTACTAATCATATAACTAATAGTATAATTTGATACAAACACCTTATCTAAGTAATTTCCTTTTCTAAGATGAAAAAAATTCACCTGTTGTGGCCTTTATTAAGGGATGCTCAGCTAAGTTTGAGAATATAGGTCTTCTATTTTCGAAAAAGTAGTAATAGTTTGAGTTGTTTTtgcaaaaaatgaaaagaaaaacacGATGTTATTATTGTTTGTATACGATTTTCAAACCCAGTTTTCCAAATTTAGAAGCTCGAAATGGTAAGGCTTTTTCAGGAAAattaggacccgtttggccatgagttttgccaaaataaatttgagatttatttggcaaacacatgtttggccatagattttgcccacattttggcaaaatctcaaatcccaaattcaaaatcccaaaatcacatcaattggtgattttgggccaaaacatgaccactacatttttaaaattttttaaatattacccTAAACTTTTATAGTTTGTAAAAGAGCCCACATTTATTACGAccaactaaatatttgatgaatatgCTCCCTTATCAGCTCAATCCTTTGTGCATCTTACTTTTACTTCTGATTTGTAGGCTAAATGGCTTTCTGAATACTCATATCAgttaactttttctttttaattaggaGCCGTAATTCTCTAATGGAATTTCATTGTAATTAATGATTtatatagttcattataaaaataataattttataccaaacttatttatgttcaggactatggtttgtgataatggtactattgggtatttatgataatttttagaacttgtggggtatacgtcatgtttcatgttttttcaactaaaaagtgaaatatgttttaaaaaatcatgtccaaacacatattcatcttcaaaccaaacttcacccaaatcagatttttcaaaacaaatttggaaCTCTacggccaaa containing:
- the LOC104086505 gene encoding ubiquitin-conjugating enzyme E2-17 kDa, with protein sequence MASKRILKELKDLQKDPPTSCSAGPVAEDMFHWQATIMGPTDSPYAGGVFLVSIHFPPDYPFKPPKVAFRTKVFHPNINSNGSICLDILKEQWSPALTISKVLLSICSLLTDPNPDDPLVPEIAHMYKTDRSKYETTARSWTQKYAMG
- the LOC104086504 gene encoding uncharacterized protein, which produces MENSQSYGKRIGILFLFWGMFLLLSGVSAEDRQNPTKNVNLAPFMQWRSAYFCLLNTSPVCSKNHTLTLSGWLNVKKEEGKKFCEKGGCAEHTKGVLDCINHVKRDFWFANKATVQHIYDTIDIGCHTPQGFNGTSLYPTKG